The genomic DNA CGAGGGCGTGCCCGCACGGGAGATCGCCGAACTCATCGGCAAGCGGCTGGGCCTACCGGTGACGAGCCTGCCGGTCGAGGAGGCCGGGGCCCACTTCGGCTGGCTGGGGCACTTCTTCTCGTCCGACCTGCTGGGGACGAGCACGCTCACGCGTAAGCGGTTCGGGTGGACACCGACCAGGATCGGACTACTGGCGGACGTCGACCACGACTACTACTTCAACGTCAACCAGCCGTCGTAGCGGACCAGTTGACGAAGGTGGTGAAGGCGGCGGGGCCGAGGGTGAGGATCGGCCCTGCCGGGGTCTTGGAGTCGCGGATGGCGAGGGTGCAGGGGGTGGTGGTGCAGGAGGTTTCGGCGATCTCTATGCAGTTGCCGCCCTCGTCACCGCTGTAGCTGGACTTGCGCCACTGAGTCCGCGTCGGCATCGCGTTGTTCCCCATAACGTTCCTCCATCACGCGCCGGATCAGCTCCGCCGAGTCTCTGATGGAGAGGGCGGCGGCCTGGAGATGATCGTATCGGAGCGAGCACTTGTTGACGGTGGCCCGGTCGGCGGTTGGATGCCCGCTGCCGCCATAGCCCTCCGTGTACACAATCGGCGGGTCATCCTCGAACCGGTAGAGGTCGAAGGAACCTTGGAGCCCCGCGTGGGCTCCCGCCGAGAACGGCAGGATCTGGATGTTGATCTGAGGATTGTCCTCATGGGCCAACAGGCCGGTGAGTTGTCCCCTCATGGCCTCCGGCCCGCCGATCTCTTGGTACAGCGCGGCCTCGCTGAGGATCGCCCAGAAGACAGGCGGCCCCTTCTTCTCGAAGATGCTCTGGCGGGCCAGCCGCACCGTGGTCCGGTCGTCGAGGTTGCTCTGGTCCATCGCACCGAGTACGGCACGCGCGTAAGCCTCGGTCTGAAGAAGACCGTGGATCATGTGCGTCTCGAAGGAGAGGATCTCGACGGCCCGCGCCTGCAACTCGGCCGCCTGTTGGAACCAAGTGGGGAGTTGGCTACGCAGCACCAGTTGAAGCAGCCGGGACAACAACCCACCCGTACCCAGCGCAGCGTCAACCGCGTCGCTGAACGCCTGTGTCGGTAGCTTCCTCGCCGTCTCGATCTGGCCGATGAGCGAACCGGTGTAGTTGATGATGGCGCCGAGTTCGCGTTGCGTGAGGCCGGCCGCCTCCCGATACCGACGCAACTCGAAGCCGTAATAGTCCAACGGAGACGCCCCTGGATCAAGGGTGTTGATGTGCACGCGAAGCCCCCTGCCTCCCGACCCGACAACCGTCCACCCGTGAACGGGTTGTATTCATGCCGTTGCCGACGGTAGCGGCGAGACGTCAGCCTTGTCGTGTGAACGAACCAATTCCCCCCGCCGTGCTGGCCTTTCCGCACCGCCAGCAGTACGTCATGCACCTCACCGTGGGTGAACACTCCGCCCGGCACATCCGCCGCATCGTCCGCTCCTTCCTCCTGGAGTGGGGCATGCCGGAGCTGTCGGACGCCGTCGAACTGGCCATGACGGAGCTGGTCGCCAATGTCGTACGGCATGTTCCGGACCGGCGCTGCGGACTGCTGTTGCTGCGGCAACCGAAGGGCGTGCGGGTCGAGGTGAGCGACGGCTCGCCACAACTCCCGGACCTGCACGCCGAGTTGGACCCCGATTCGGAGGACGGGCGTGGGCTCGTGATCCTGGACGCGGTGACCGACAAGTGGGGGGTGACGCGGGCGTCGGGGGGCGGGAAGATCGTGTGGTTCGAGTGCTGACGCCACACACCTCCACAAGCCGGGGCCATCCCTAACCACCAACAGCCCATAACAGTGGTTAGATTTACCCCCAGCTTCCAGCCCCCCCTCGGGGTTGGCCGCTGAGCCGAGGCGGCGTGCTGGCGAGGCGCGAGCGCGCCTCCTCACCCCGGCCCGCGACGCAGCCCACCCGACGGGCTCCCCACCTGGGCCCCCGTTCCTCAGGGCCGCTCGCTCGCTTCTCAAACGGGCTGGAGCGGCCCTAGTCAAGGGTGACCCGCAGGGTCATCGCCGCAGGCGACGCGACCGCAGGGAGCGCCCTTTACTCGGGCCGCGGAAGCCCGACACTGCCAAAGAAGCGAGCGGCCCCACGGCCACTTCTGGTTCCCCGCGCCCCCTTAGAGGCGCTGCACATCCCCGGCACTCACCGGCTCAGCGTTGACCTCAAGGGGTTTCGGCCGCAGCGACCGCGCCCGCGGCCCCTGGAACACGTACGCCAGACCGAAGCCCGCCGCGACGACCGCCGCGCCCCCGGCCGCGTCCAGCACCCAGTGATTGCCGGTCGCGACGATCGCCGAGACGGTGAAGAAGGGGTGCAACAGGCCCAGCGCCTTCATCCACCACTTGGGGGCGAGGGCGAAGATGACGACACCGCACCACAGGGACCAGCCGAAGTGCAGCGAGGGCATCGCCGCGTACTGGTTGGTGAGCGCGGTGAGGGTGCCGTAGTCCGGCTTGGAGAAGTCCTGGACGCCATGGACCGTGTCGATGATGCCGAGCCCGGGCAGCAGACGCGGCGGGGCCAGCGGATAGAGCCAGAAGCCGACCAGGGCGAGGAGCGTGGCGAAGCCGAGGGCCGAACGGGCCCACCGGTAGTCGACCGGCCGACGCCAGTACAGGACAGCCATCACCGTCAGCGGCACCACGAAGTGGAAGGACTCGTAGTAGAAGTTGAAGAAGTCCTTGAGGAACTCGACCTTCACGACCCAGTGGTTGATCGCGTGCTCGATGTCGATGTGCAGGAAGCGCTCGATGGAGAGGATCTCGTGGCCGTGGTGTTCCGCCGTGGCCCGGCCGCCCGCGTTGGTGCCGCCGGTCGCCGCGAGGCGGACCTGCTGGTAGGCGGCGTAGGTGACGCGGATCAGGAGGAGTTCGAGGAGGAGATTCGGGCGGGTCAGGACGCGGCGCAACTGCGGGATCAGCGGGACGTGCTTCCAGCGCGTGGGGACCGGCTCGGCGTACTCGGTGGGGATCGGCCGCCGGTAGTACTCCGACGTGCGGGACAGGAACGGCACGACAGTCGCGGCGGCGAGCGCCATGAGCAGGACGACGTTGTCACGCAGCGGATAGACGGCCGCCATGTTCGGCAGCATCATCTTCGCGGGCAGCGTGACGACGAGGACCACCGCGACCGGCCACACATAGCGGTCCGAGGCCCGCTTGCCGACCCGGCCGACCACCGCGAGCAGCACCCACAGCAACTGGTGCTGCCAGGTCGTCGGCGACACGGCGATCGCCGCGCAGCCGGTGACCGCGACCGCGAGCAGCAACTGCCCGTCGCGCGCGTACCGCACGGCCCGGCGCAGGCCGAGGTAGGTGACGGCCGCGCCGAGCGCCAGGAAGACGCCGATCTCCAGCGGGCCGGTGAGGCCCAGCCGCAGCAGCGCGCCGTGCAGGGACTGGTTGCCCAGGCCGTCGGCCGCGCCGCCGAGGCCGGCGCCGGCCATGTGGTGCACCCAGTAGGTGTACGAGTCGTGCGGCATCGCCGCCCACGCGATCGCCACGCTCGCGGCGAACGTCAGCGCGGAGGTAACGGCGGCCCGGCGGCGGCCGGTGAACCACAGCAGCGGCGCGAACAGCAGCACGGTCGGCTGGAGCGCGGCGGCGAGCCCGATCAGCACACCGCCGGCGCGCTCGCCGCGCACCGTGAAGCAGCCGAGCAGCACGAGCAGGACCGGGATGATGCTGGTCTGGCCGAGCCAGAGCGTGTTGCGCACCGGCAGCGACAGCATGAGCAGGCTGATCGCGACGGGCGCGGCGAGCAGCGAGGCCCGGCGGGTCACGGGCTGCGGCAGCGCGCGGGAGACGACCAGGCCGAGCGCGACGACCAGCAGCAGCGTGCCGAAGGTCCAGCCCCAGCCGAGGGCCTGTTCGGCCGCCCGGGTGAGCGGCTTGAGGACGAGCCCGCCGAAGGGGGTGCCGGTGAACCGCGTCGAGTCGTACAGCGAGCCCTTCACATGCAGCACGCCGTTCGTCCCGACCCAGGTCTCCAGGTCCGTCAGCCGCTCCCCCTGCGGGGTGCCGAGGACCACGGCCACCTGCCGTACGGCGAGGACCGCGGCGACCAGCCACAGGCCCAGGCGCGCCACGCGCAGCCGTGTCCTGGCCGCCTGGGCGGCACTCGACCCGAAAGCTCCCGCGGCTCCCGCCGGTCGCCCGCTGTGCTCCACGTTCGCCACGCCTCGTAGGCCTCCCGCCCCGCTCGTCCCACGCGTCACACGCGCGGCTGTTCCCTCTGGGAACCCTATGAGGTTCGCACCCCCTGCGGGAGAGACGCAGGCAACCCCCCCTTCACCTGACGTCCGCCCTCCTTTTGTCCGGATGACGATAGTCGGCCCCGGGTTGCCTGGGCACAGCAAATAACCGTGCGCTTCCGACCGGGCACGATGGCCCGATAGCTTGTGCGCATGATCGGTTTACTGATCGTTTCGCCGCGGAGGCCACTGCGAAGGTCACTCCGGAGGTCACCGCCGAAATCCTTGCCGGAGTCTTTGCCGGGGCGGGCCCGCGCGCGCGTGACGGCCGTCGTCCTGGCGCTCCTCGCCCTGCAGCTCGGATCGCTGGTGTCACCGGCCTGGGCGTGCGGCTGCGGCGCTCTGGTGCCGAGCGCGGCACAGCGGATCGCGGTGGGACGCGAGGCGTCCGTGGTGCGCTGGGACGGGCGTCAGGAGCAGATCGTGATGCGGCTCACCGTCTCCGGGAACACCCGGCAGGCCGCGTGGATCATGCCGGTCCCGCACCGGGCGACGGCCACGCTCGCCGACCCCGCGCTCTTCGACACGCTGAACGCGATCACCGCGCCCGTGCACCGGGACCGCTATCACTTCTGGCCCCAGGACGGCGACTGGCCGCTCGTCTCCGGCGACACGGGCGGCGGCCCGCCGCCCGGCGCCCTGCCGCCGCCCGGAGTGGGCGTGGTCGGCCGTGAGCGGCTCGGCCCCTTCGACGTGGCCCGGCTGACGGCCACCGACCCGGACGCGCTGGGCGACTGGCTGAACACCAACGGCTTCGTGCTGCCGTCCCGCCTCGGCCAGGCCCTTCGGCCGTACGTCGACCAGCGCTGGGAGTACGTGGCGATCCGCCTCGCCCCCGCGACCGCCGGCACCACCCTGACCGGCGCCCTCGACCCGCTCCACCTCACCTTCGCCGCCGAGTCCCCCGTCTATCCGATGCGCCTGTCCCGCCTGGCGGGAGACCCGCAGTCGCTGGGCCTGTACATCCTGGCCGCCCACCGCATGGAGCCCAGCGGCACGATCGGCGGCTCGCGGCCGCTGGTCGCCTACGCCGGACGGATCACCGCGACCTCGGGCCCGCTGGCCGCCCTCGCCAAGGGCACCCCGTTCCTGACCGCCGTGAACCAGGAGTTCCCCGACCCCTCCCGCATCACCGGCGACCACCTGCTGCGCCGCACGGCCACGGACGCCCCGTTCCAGCAGGTGATCTACGACGACCGTCTGCGCGAGGTGGCCGGCGTCCCGGCCTGGTTGCTGACGATCGTCGGCGGCCTGGCCGCACTCGTCACGACCGCCGTCCTGCTGGCCGTACGGCGGGCCCGGCGGCCGGTGCTCCCGCCGCCCCCGGTGATTCCGCCGCCGCCGACGCACAGGCCGGATCGTTCCGGGTAGGAAGTGATCGTCAGCGCGGGCAGTGGTTGCCGGCGGACACACGAAAGGCACACAGGCACATGAGCGAGTCACGCGAGTCACAGGTGTGGGACGACGTCGACGACTACTTCATCAGCCATCTCGCCCCCGACGACGAGGTGCTCCAGGCGGCCCTGCGCGACAGCGAGGCGGCCGGACTCCCGGAGATCGCGGTGTCCGCCGCCGAGGGCAAGCTGCTCCATCTCCTGGCCCTGACCCAGGGCGCCGCCCGCATCCTGGAGATCGGCACGCTCGGCGGCTACAGCACGATCTGGCTGGCCCGCGCGCTGCCCGCCGACGGCCGCCTCGTCACCCTGGAGTACAGCCCCCGGCACGCCGAGGTCGCGACCCGCAACATCGCCCGCGCGGGCCTCGACAAGATCGTCGAGGTGCGGGTGGGCGCGGCCCTGGAGTCACTGGCCGAACTGGCCGACGAGACCGCCGAGAACCCGGCCCCCTTCGACCTGGTCTTCGTCGACGCCGACAAGGCCAACAACCCGTACTACGTGGAGTGGGCCCTCAAGCTCACCCGCCCCGGCAGCCTGATCATCATCGACAACGTGGTCCGCGGCGGCCGGGTCGCCGACCCGGACAACACCTCGCCGGACGTCCGAGGCACGCGTACGGCGATCGAGTTGATCGGTTCGCACGCGCGCCTGTCCGGGACGGCGATCCAGACGGTGGGCAGGAAGGGCTACGACGGCTTCGCGCTGGCGCGGGTGCTCGGCTGAGCCGGCCGGTGCCTCAACTCTCGTGATAGAAGCCGACGTTGACGCTGCGCGGCCCGGTGCGGTCCTGGATGACGATCTCGCCGCTGCCGCCCCGGGGCAACGGCACACTGCCTCCGTAGGCGACGGTCTGGGCG from Streptomyces sp. NBC_01478 includes the following:
- a CDS encoding ATP-binding protein, translating into MNEPIPPAVLAFPHRQQYVMHLTVGEHSARHIRRIVRSFLLEWGMPELSDAVELAMTELVANVVRHVPDRRCGLLLLRQPKGVRVEVSDGSPQLPDLHAELDPDSEDGRGLVILDAVTDKWGVTRASGGGKIVWFEC
- a CDS encoding DUF2330 domain-containing protein gives rise to the protein MTAVVLALLALQLGSLVSPAWACGCGALVPSAAQRIAVGREASVVRWDGRQEQIVMRLTVSGNTRQAAWIMPVPHRATATLADPALFDTLNAITAPVHRDRYHFWPQDGDWPLVSGDTGGGPPPGALPPPGVGVVGRERLGPFDVARLTATDPDALGDWLNTNGFVLPSRLGQALRPYVDQRWEYVAIRLAPATAGTTLTGALDPLHLTFAAESPVYPMRLSRLAGDPQSLGLYILAAHRMEPSGTIGGSRPLVAYAGRITATSGPLAALAKGTPFLTAVNQEFPDPSRITGDHLLRRTATDAPFQQVIYDDRLREVAGVPAWLLTIVGGLAALVTTAVLLAVRRARRPVLPPPPVIPPPPTHRPDRSG
- a CDS encoding bifunctional glycosyltransferase 87/phosphatase PAP2 family protein, whose translation is MANVEHSGRPAGAAGAFGSSAAQAARTRLRVARLGLWLVAAVLAVRQVAVVLGTPQGERLTDLETWVGTNGVLHVKGSLYDSTRFTGTPFGGLVLKPLTRAAEQALGWGWTFGTLLLVVALGLVVSRALPQPVTRRASLLAAPVAISLLMLSLPVRNTLWLGQTSIIPVLLVLLGCFTVRGERAGGVLIGLAAALQPTVLLFAPLLWFTGRRRAAVTSALTFAASVAIAWAAMPHDSYTYWVHHMAGAGLGGAADGLGNQSLHGALLRLGLTGPLEIGVFLALGAAVTYLGLRRAVRYARDGQLLLAVAVTGCAAIAVSPTTWQHQLLWVLLAVVGRVGKRASDRYVWPVAVVLVVTLPAKMMLPNMAAVYPLRDNVVLLMALAAATVVPFLSRTSEYYRRPIPTEYAEPVPTRWKHVPLIPQLRRVLTRPNLLLELLLIRVTYAAYQQVRLAATGGTNAGGRATAEHHGHEILSIERFLHIDIEHAINHWVVKVEFLKDFFNFYYESFHFVVPLTVMAVLYWRRPVDYRWARSALGFATLLALVGFWLYPLAPPRLLPGLGIIDTVHGVQDFSKPDYGTLTALTNQYAAMPSLHFGWSLWCGVVIFALAPKWWMKALGLLHPFFTVSAIVATGNHWVLDAAGGAAVVAAGFGLAYVFQGPRARSLRPKPLEVNAEPVSAGDVQRL
- a CDS encoding helix-turn-helix domain-containing protein, which codes for MHINTLDPGASPLDYYGFELRRYREAAGLTQRELGAIINYTGSLIGQIETARKLPTQAFSDAVDAALGTGGLLSRLLQLVLRSQLPTWFQQAAELQARAVEILSFETHMIHGLLQTEAYARAVLGAMDQSNLDDRTTVRLARQSIFEKKGPPVFWAILSEAALYQEIGGPEAMRGQLTGLLAHEDNPQINIQILPFSAGAHAGLQGSFDLYRFEDDPPIVYTEGYGGSGHPTADRATVNKCSLRYDHLQAAALSIRDSAELIRRVMEERYGEQRDADADSVAQVQLQR
- a CDS encoding DUF397 domain-containing protein — protein: MPTRTQWRKSSYSGDEGGNCIEIAETSCTTTPCTLAIRDSKTPAGPILTLGPAAFTTFVNWSATTAG
- a CDS encoding O-methyltransferase — translated: MSESRESQVWDDVDDYFISHLAPDDEVLQAALRDSEAAGLPEIAVSAAEGKLLHLLALTQGAARILEIGTLGGYSTIWLARALPADGRLVTLEYSPRHAEVATRNIARAGLDKIVEVRVGAALESLAELADETAENPAPFDLVFVDADKANNPYYVEWALKLTRPGSLIIIDNVVRGGRVADPDNTSPDVRGTRTAIELIGSHARLSGTAIQTVGRKGYDGFALARVLG